From the Maioricimonas rarisocia genome, one window contains:
- a CDS encoding PVC-type heme-binding CxxCH protein has protein sequence MNNVPAPTVRSRSLSVFLAGCLGFVTIATALVAEDYHPEIAPASDEGKLAIQGFKVPDGVEVELFAAEPMLANPVAFCIDEQGRVYVAETFRQSKGVEDNRGHMDWLERDLALTTVEERRKMFEDFLGEEVASYSEEHDRVRLLIDEDADGKADKATVFADGFNDVVEGTGAGVLAWRGDVWYTCIPKLWKLEDTNGDGVADVRETLHDGYGVRVAFRGHDMHGLVLGPDGRLYFSIGDRGYNVMTQEGTQLVRPDTGAVFRCNPDGSELEVFAYGLRNPQELAFDDYGNLFTGDNNSDSGDKARWVHVVEGGDTGWRMYFQYLEDRGPWNRERIWYPYRADEETTAVQPASTIPPVANLGDGPSGLTYYPGVGLPERYDGHFFMADFRGSSGQSGIRSFAVEPKGATFELVDSDWLIQNVLATDVDFGYDGRMYVSDWVDGWNGTGKGRIYKFAWPEHASSEVVEQIGQRMAAGFDDLGVEQLFKLLFHADRRVRLEAQFALVRKESVGTFGAAVNATDAVDDSRLAELGRIHSVWGLGQLARSSGVVSVEAARSLVTLLNDDSAEIRAQAAGCLGEVLANDEWLLTAAIDTLTELVVEGSPREQYFAAVALGKAGDTEAIEPLLGLLAANNDADPVLRHAASLALARIGDRDALLEAADDPSRSVRLGVVLAMRQLRMPEIAMFLQDGDAAIVEEAARAIHDLPIEEALPELAGMIEQPGMSDLLTRRVLNANFRLGGAEGAEAVATVAADDRQPEHLRVEAVTELLNWAEPPVLDRVTNEYRPIGKRSADEAREAVRGVLASVLSGSDKLRAEGIKLASTYGITEVGPELRRLVEADDNPGPVRAEALAALGALGDDQLSQIVQTSLEDEHAAVRIEARRLLAKEDPQAGVTALQQALSEGTTDERQAAIDTLAALDHEAASGVLLDWMDRLLAGDVPAAIQLDLLEAARQQESEPFEKRLSSFAASRDTSTPVSAYSECLEGGDAERGQAIFFGNAAASCRRCHKVQGSGGDVGPNLSAIGKEKEARYLLESIVDPSAKIAKGFETAVFLLDSGRVVTGIVRGEDDENYRLVSGTGEVLLVPKDEVDDRAVGKSGMPADLVKQLSRRDIRDLVAYLSTLKTPDTTSGAHGEGGEHGE, from the coding sequence ATGAATAACGTGCCCGCGCCCACCGTGCGTTCACGCAGCCTGTCTGTCTTCCTCGCCGGCTGCCTTGGATTTGTGACCATTGCAACCGCGCTCGTCGCCGAGGACTACCATCCTGAGATCGCACCCGCTTCGGATGAAGGGAAGCTGGCGATCCAGGGGTTCAAGGTCCCGGACGGCGTCGAGGTGGAGCTGTTCGCGGCCGAGCCGATGCTGGCCAACCCGGTCGCCTTCTGCATCGACGAGCAGGGACGAGTGTACGTGGCGGAGACGTTCCGGCAGAGCAAGGGAGTCGAAGACAACCGCGGCCACATGGACTGGCTCGAACGGGATCTGGCCCTGACGACTGTCGAAGAGCGGCGGAAGATGTTCGAGGACTTCCTCGGGGAGGAGGTCGCCTCGTACTCCGAGGAGCATGACCGCGTCCGGCTGCTCATCGACGAGGACGCTGACGGCAAGGCGGACAAGGCGACGGTCTTCGCGGACGGCTTCAACGATGTCGTCGAGGGAACCGGGGCCGGCGTGCTCGCCTGGCGCGGGGACGTCTGGTACACCTGCATTCCCAAACTGTGGAAGCTCGAAGACACGAACGGCGACGGTGTCGCGGATGTGCGTGAGACCCTGCACGACGGATACGGCGTGCGGGTGGCTTTCCGCGGGCACGACATGCACGGGCTGGTCCTCGGTCCCGACGGACGCCTCTACTTCAGCATTGGCGACCGTGGCTACAACGTCATGACGCAGGAAGGGACGCAGCTCGTGCGTCCCGACACCGGGGCCGTCTTCCGATGCAATCCGGACGGCTCCGAGCTGGAAGTCTTCGCTTACGGGCTCCGCAATCCGCAGGAACTGGCCTTTGACGACTACGGCAACCTGTTCACGGGTGACAACAACTCCGACAGTGGCGACAAGGCCCGCTGGGTGCACGTCGTCGAAGGGGGAGACACCGGCTGGCGGATGTACTTCCAGTACCTGGAAGACCGCGGCCCATGGAATCGCGAACGGATCTGGTATCCGTACCGGGCTGACGAAGAGACGACCGCCGTCCAGCCGGCCAGTACGATCCCGCCGGTCGCGAACCTCGGTGACGGACCCTCCGGTCTGACGTACTACCCGGGTGTGGGGCTGCCGGAGCGGTACGACGGGCACTTCTTCATGGCCGACTTCCGCGGTTCGTCGGGGCAGAGCGGCATCCGTTCGTTTGCCGTGGAGCCGAAGGGGGCGACGTTCGAACTGGTCGACTCCGACTGGCTGATCCAGAACGTGCTCGCGACCGATGTGGACTTCGGTTACGACGGCAGGATGTACGTCTCCGACTGGGTGGACGGCTGGAACGGGACCGGCAAGGGACGGATCTACAAGTTCGCGTGGCCGGAACACGCCTCTTCGGAGGTCGTCGAGCAGATCGGCCAGCGAATGGCGGCCGGGTTTGACGATCTGGGCGTTGAGCAGCTTTTCAAGCTGCTGTTCCACGCCGATCGTCGTGTCCGGCTGGAAGCCCAGTTTGCTCTCGTTCGGAAGGAGTCCGTCGGAACATTCGGGGCAGCGGTCAACGCAACCGATGCTGTCGATGATTCACGACTGGCGGAACTGGGACGGATCCATTCCGTCTGGGGACTGGGGCAGTTGGCACGCTCCAGTGGCGTCGTCAGTGTCGAAGCGGCCCGGTCGCTGGTCACCCTGCTGAACGACGACAGTGCCGAAATCCGCGCGCAGGCAGCAGGCTGTCTGGGTGAGGTCCTCGCGAATGACGAATGGCTGCTGACCGCTGCGATCGACACACTGACGGAGCTGGTCGTGGAGGGCAGCCCCCGCGAGCAGTACTTCGCTGCTGTTGCGCTCGGCAAGGCGGGAGATACGGAGGCGATCGAACCGTTGCTCGGCCTGCTAGCAGCCAACAACGATGCGGACCCGGTGCTGCGTCACGCGGCTTCGCTGGCTCTGGCCCGCATCGGGGATCGGGATGCGCTGCTCGAAGCGGCGGATGATCCGTCCCGGTCCGTCCGATTGGGCGTGGTGCTGGCGATGCGGCAACTGAGGATGCCGGAGATCGCGATGTTCCTGCAGGACGGGGACGCGGCGATTGTCGAAGAAGCGGCTCGCGCCATCCACGATCTGCCGATTGAGGAAGCGCTGCCGGAACTGGCCGGCATGATCGAGCAACCGGGGATGTCGGACCTGCTGACGCGGCGGGTGCTGAATGCGAACTTCCGACTGGGGGGGGCCGAGGGTGCGGAGGCGGTTGCGACGGTGGCCGCGGACGACCGTCAGCCCGAACATCTGCGCGTCGAAGCGGTGACGGAACTGCTCAACTGGGCCGAGCCGCCGGTCCTGGACCGGGTGACCAACGAGTACCGTCCGATCGGGAAGCGGTCGGCCGACGAAGCCCGCGAAGCGGTGCGGGGCGTGCTCGCCAGCGTGCTGAGTGGCTCCGACAAGCTGCGAGCCGAAGGGATCAAACTGGCGTCGACGTATGGCATCACCGAAGTCGGCCCCGAGCTCCGCCGGCTCGTGGAAGCGGACGACAATCCCGGACCGGTCCGTGCCGAAGCACTGGCGGCACTGGGAGCCCTGGGGGATGACCAGCTTTCGCAGATCGTCCAGACTTCGCTCGAGGATGAGCATGCCGCGGTCCGTATCGAGGCACGTCGGCTGTTGGCGAAGGAGGATCCCCAGGCAGGTGTGACGGCACTGCAGCAGGCGCTGTCGGAGGGAACCACGGATGAGCGACAGGCGGCGATCGACACGCTGGCGGCGCTCGACCACGAAGCGGCGAGCGGCGTGCTGCTGGACTGGATGGACCGGCTGCTGGCCGGCGACGTGCCGGCGGCGATCCAGCTGGATCTGCTCGAAGCCGCCCGGCAGCAGGAGAGTGAGCCATTCGAGAAACGCCTGTCCAGCTTCGCCGCCAGTCGGGACACCTCCACACCGGTCAGTGCGTATTCCGAATGCCTGGAAGGGGGAGATGCCGAGCGGGGGCAGGCGATCTTCTTCGGCAATGCGGCCGCTTCCTGTCGCCGGTGCCACAAGGTGCAGGGATCGGGCGGCGACGTCGGCCCGAATCTGTCGGCCATCGGCAAGGAGAAGGAGGCGCGGTACCTGCTGGAATCGATCGTCGATCCGAGCGCGAAGATCGCCAAGGGGTTCGAGACGGCGGTGTTTCTGCTCGACAGCGGCCGCGTCGTGACCGGGATCGTCCGGGGTGAAGATGACGAGAACTATCGCCTCGTCTCGGGAACCGGTGAGGTGCTCCTCGTTCCGAAGGATGAGGTCGACGACCGGGCTGTGGGCAAATCGGGGATGCCTGCGGATCTGGTGAAGCAGCTCTCCCGGCGGGATATCCGGGATCTGGTGGCGTATCTCTCGACGCTGAAGACGCCCGATACGACCTCGGGAGCCCATGGGGAGGGCGGGGAACACGGCGAATAG
- the murD gene encoding UDP-N-acetylmuramoyl-L-alanine--D-glutamate ligase: MADPLRWLQEIPDFDGMRVTVMGLGTFGGGVGVTRYLVERGAIVTVTDLQAADALAGSLEQLRDVPPAALHLGGHQDADFENADLVVVSPAVPLDNRWLRRATAAGALLTSEINLFCLGCPARVIGVTGSSGKSTTAALIAALLQASGRRSWLGGNIGESLLPRLDEIAADHLVVLELSSFQLEPLDAIRWSPDVAVVTNFAPNHLDRHGTLAAYEHAKQTILRWQQDEDIAVLNAEDGQVAAWPVKGRVIRFGESVDEGEHVQIRREVLEVRIADAEATLFTAGAPLQGRHNRANIAAAVAAVVAATGSANSALLEAALSQFRGLPHRLEAVGAAAGRLFVNDSKSTTPEATVAALEAFRRPVMLIAGGADKGVDLVPLAREIASRAKGVALIGAVGPELERLIAAAQQGQRPFRHVARSLEHAVRWAFENSDEGDVILLSPGCASFGWFSSYVDRGQQFVSVVERLRLE; encoded by the coding sequence ATGGCAGATCCTCTGCGCTGGCTACAGGAGATTCCCGATTTCGACGGCATGCGCGTGACGGTCATGGGGCTGGGCACGTTCGGTGGCGGTGTGGGCGTCACACGCTATCTGGTCGAACGTGGTGCGATTGTGACCGTCACCGACCTGCAAGCCGCTGACGCTCTGGCCGGTTCTCTCGAGCAACTTCGGGATGTCCCGCCTGCGGCGCTTCATCTGGGCGGCCACCAGGATGCGGACTTCGAGAACGCGGACCTCGTCGTCGTCAGTCCCGCGGTGCCGCTCGACAATCGTTGGCTGCGAAGGGCGACAGCGGCGGGTGCCCTGCTGACCAGCGAAATCAACCTCTTCTGCCTGGGATGCCCGGCCCGCGTGATCGGCGTGACCGGGAGCAGCGGCAAGTCCACCACGGCCGCACTGATCGCCGCGTTGCTGCAGGCTTCCGGTCGCAGAAGCTGGCTGGGGGGGAACATCGGCGAGAGCCTGCTCCCCCGACTGGACGAGATCGCTGCAGACCACCTGGTCGTCCTGGAACTGAGCAGTTTTCAGCTCGAACCGCTCGATGCGATCCGCTGGAGTCCTGACGTCGCCGTGGTGACGAATTTCGCTCCCAATCACCTCGACCGGCACGGCACGCTTGCCGCCTACGAGCATGCGAAGCAGACGATCCTCCGCTGGCAGCAGGACGAGGACATTGCCGTGCTGAATGCCGAAGACGGGCAGGTCGCGGCGTGGCCGGTGAAGGGACGAGTCATCCGGTTCGGGGAATCGGTCGACGAGGGAGAGCACGTGCAGATCCGGCGCGAGGTGCTCGAAGTCCGGATCGCGGATGCAGAAGCCACGCTGTTCACTGCAGGTGCACCGCTTCAGGGCCGTCACAACCGGGCGAACATTGCGGCTGCCGTTGCTGCGGTCGTCGCAGCGACCGGCAGTGCCAACTCAGCACTGTTGGAGGCCGCACTGAGCCAGTTCCGGGGCCTTCCCCACCGTCTGGAAGCCGTGGGGGCCGCCGCCGGGCGTCTGTTCGTGAACGATTCGAAGTCCACGACTCCCGAAGCGACGGTGGCCGCCCTTGAGGCGTTTCGGCGACCGGTCATGCTGATTGCCGGTGGGGCCGACAAGGGAGTGGACCTGGTTCCCCTTGCCCGCGAAATCGCGTCCCGAGCGAAGGGAGTCGCATTGATCGGTGCCGTGGGGCCCGAACTGGAGCGACTGATCGCGGCCGCGCAGCAGGGCCAACGACCGTTCCGGCACGTCGCGCGCTCTCTGGAGCATGCTGTCCGATGGGCGTTCGAGAACTCGGATGAGGGGGATGTGATCCTCCTCTCGCCGGGCTGCGCGAGCTTCGGCTGGTTCAGCAGTTACGTGGACCGCGGCCAGCAGTTCGTTTCAGTCGTGGAGCGGTTGCGGCTCGAATGA
- a CDS encoding Sec-independent protein translocase subunit TatA/TatB: MIFGFLTPGPYQLIILAIIVLLLFGKRLPDTMRSLGRSITEFKKGVKEGEDEIAEDRNLDEQDKHAE; encoded by the coding sequence ATGATTTTCGGATTTCTGACGCCGGGCCCCTACCAGCTCATCATTCTGGCCATCATCGTCCTGCTGCTGTTCGGAAAGCGGCTGCCGGACACGATGCGCTCGCTGGGACGATCGATCACGGAGTTCAAGAAAGGCGTCAAGGAAGGCGAGGACGAAATCGCGGAAGACCGCAACCTCGATGAACAGGACAAGCACGCCGAATGA
- a CDS encoding sodium:solute symporter family protein — protein sequence MTLIATQDASGFWLGLHWLDWTVLCVYLIGITGIGLWSYRKVHDMTDFFMGGRRFGKVFMMFFAFGAGTSSEQAVSVAAGSFRNGLAGIWYQFLWLWATPFYWIIAPVFRRMRALTTSDFFEARYDSSTALLYSMLGILMSITFISAALFGGAEMVSGLSGGQFPKSYAIAGMTIMFVLYGMAGGLGAAVITDFVQGILTIIFSFLLLPFALNLAASITGAESGFAALQQGVPGRSGAELLSMTLSPEVAARLLQEPITVFYVVMLSMTGLVGIVVQPHIMGVCGAGRTEFEGRFGFTAGNFMKRLCTIAWTFTGLACIIVYMTPDNGMIPNEQAQLLRNDPAELASFADQVFGRAAHDILPTIGHGLVGLLFASLLAAIMSTCDAQMVVGSGLFTENVYKRYLKPQGSARHYLWIGRFAGLAIVILALLLMSQFENVIQVLTRYVQPIPAFMGMAFWLGITWRGYTPKGVWASVVTTFMLWYLTTSHKPIATIAAMGDSALLQQNIDFLPALFRDWLWGVLPASKAEILNSAGEVAKVQTSLPWQIVLYLGGGTVAGIVTSLLTRRTPEEKLDHFFRLIRTPVHPDEEIKRPCTLPENPLPAETGKLIPLKDLEIPWPSLVGISGFLFSWLCVAGIIWLTYALASLGKPPL from the coding sequence ATGACTCTGATCGCCACGCAAGACGCGTCCGGTTTCTGGCTCGGGTTACACTGGCTGGACTGGACAGTCCTCTGTGTGTACCTGATCGGCATCACCGGGATTGGGCTCTGGTCCTACCGGAAGGTGCACGACATGACCGACTTCTTCATGGGAGGACGTCGGTTCGGCAAAGTGTTCATGATGTTCTTCGCGTTCGGTGCGGGGACCAGCAGTGAACAGGCCGTCAGCGTCGCGGCCGGCTCGTTCCGCAACGGACTGGCCGGCATCTGGTATCAGTTTCTGTGGCTCTGGGCGACTCCCTTCTACTGGATCATCGCCCCCGTCTTCCGCCGCATGCGGGCCCTGACGACCAGCGATTTCTTCGAAGCCCGCTACGACTCTTCCACCGCCCTGCTCTACTCGATGCTCGGCATCCTGATGTCGATCACCTTCATCTCGGCGGCCCTGTTCGGTGGGGCGGAGATGGTCAGCGGGCTCTCCGGCGGACAGTTTCCCAAGAGCTACGCCATTGCCGGCATGACGATCATGTTCGTCCTGTACGGAATGGCGGGTGGACTTGGCGCGGCGGTCATCACCGACTTCGTCCAGGGCATCCTGACGATCATCTTCTCGTTTCTGCTGCTCCCGTTCGCCCTCAACCTGGCCGCCTCGATCACCGGCGCCGAGAGCGGTTTTGCCGCCCTTCAACAGGGAGTTCCCGGACGCAGCGGTGCCGAACTGCTCAGCATGACCCTCTCGCCCGAGGTGGCCGCCCGGCTGCTGCAGGAACCGATTACCGTCTTCTACGTGGTGATGCTCTCGATGACCGGACTGGTCGGCATCGTGGTGCAGCCTCACATCATGGGGGTCTGCGGAGCCGGCCGGACCGAGTTCGAAGGCCGCTTCGGCTTCACCGCCGGCAACTTCATGAAGCGGCTCTGCACGATCGCGTGGACGTTTACCGGCCTGGCCTGCATCATCGTCTACATGACGCCCGACAACGGCATGATTCCCAACGAGCAGGCGCAACTGCTCCGCAACGACCCCGCCGAACTGGCCTCCTTTGCCGACCAGGTCTTCGGCCGGGCTGCCCACGACATTCTTCCCACCATCGGACATGGCCTGGTCGGATTGTTGTTCGCCTCTTTGCTGGCCGCCATCATGAGCACATGCGATGCGCAGATGGTCGTCGGCAGCGGACTGTTCACCGAAAACGTCTACAAGCGGTATCTCAAGCCGCAGGGAAGCGCTCGGCACTATCTGTGGATCGGACGGTTTGCCGGCCTGGCGATCGTCATTCTGGCACTGCTGCTGATGTCGCAGTTCGAGAACGTCATCCAGGTGCTCACGCGGTACGTGCAGCCCATCCCCGCCTTCATGGGAATGGCGTTCTGGCTCGGAATCACCTGGCGCGGCTACACGCCCAAGGGAGTCTGGGCCTCGGTCGTCACGACCTTCATGCTGTGGTACCTGACAACCTCGCACAAGCCGATTGCAACCATTGCCGCGATGGGCGATTCGGCCCTGCTGCAGCAGAACATCGACTTTCTGCCGGCCCTGTTTCGCGACTGGCTGTGGGGTGTACTCCCGGCGAGCAAGGCGGAGATTCTCAACTCCGCCGGCGAGGTGGCCAAGGTGCAGACCAGCCTGCCATGGCAGATCGTACTGTACTTGGGAGGCGGAACGGTCGCCGGCATCGTCACGAGCCTGCTGACCCGCCGGACGCCTGAAGAGAAGCTGGATCACTTCTTCCGCCTGATCCGTACGCCCGTTCATCCCGACGAAGAAATCAAGCGGCCCTGCACCCTCCCGGAAAACCCACTTCCCGCGGAAACCGGAAAGCTGATTCCCCTCAAGGACCTCGAAATTCCGTGGCCATCGCTGGTCGGCATCAGCGGGTTCCTGTTCTCATGGCTCTGCGTGGCGGGAATCATCTGGTTGACCTACGCCCTGGCGTCGCTCGGTAAGCCGCCGTTGTGA
- a CDS encoding M20/M25/M40 family metallo-hydrolase, translating to MRLLFLFCLPFLMAGPVLAGSPTGDVASALESIAADELADHVNFLASDTLEGREAGTAGGKAASAYVADHFRRLGLEPAGDAGSYFQEFGEGYRNVLALLPGRDDDAATDGIVISAHYDHVGRGNRTNSYGPFGQIHNGADDNASGTAAILEIAEALASLDEAPRRPILLALWDAEEKGLLGSTHWVRHPTLPDLRPAFLINVDMIGRLRSNTLTVYGVRTATGLRYATSIANMREELELAFDWQQRRDSDHLPFFESDVPYLMFHTGLHDDYHRPSDDPDQINVEGLQSVARLMMTVALDMAERPEIPGFREQARRENEQLRQRHEQILKPQPRLGIRWNWKRSAGDPVLVTAVDPDSAAHRSGLQAGDRIVAIDGMDPTPIADLRPIVHAASRDAMIVVERGTPPERQTLEVQLPGKPLPFGLDWIEDNAEPDTVIVRYVVPGSTAARFGLQPNDRIHVGLALLSIRPEAVDASSERKDREAEQSLVIERDGRIRVLYRDDPQPD from the coding sequence ATGAGACTTCTGTTTCTGTTCTGTCTGCCGTTCCTGATGGCTGGCCCGGTGCTGGCCGGGTCGCCCACCGGCGACGTTGCATCGGCTCTCGAGTCGATTGCGGCGGACGAACTGGCGGATCACGTCAACTTTCTCGCCAGCGACACGCTCGAAGGTCGCGAAGCAGGAACCGCTGGCGGAAAGGCCGCTTCCGCGTATGTCGCCGACCACTTTCGCCGGCTGGGTCTGGAACCGGCGGGCGATGCGGGAAGCTACTTTCAGGAGTTTGGTGAAGGCTACCGCAACGTCCTCGCGCTGCTGCCGGGACGCGATGACGACGCAGCAACGGACGGCATCGTCATCTCGGCTCACTACGACCACGTCGGACGAGGCAACCGCACGAACAGCTACGGCCCGTTCGGACAGATTCACAACGGTGCCGACGACAATGCCTCCGGGACCGCCGCCATCCTCGAGATTGCCGAGGCCCTCGCCTCACTCGACGAAGCGCCACGCCGACCGATTCTGCTCGCGCTGTGGGATGCCGAAGAAAAAGGACTGCTCGGCTCGACCCACTGGGTCCGCCATCCCACGCTCCCCGATCTCCGTCCGGCGTTTCTGATCAACGTCGACATGATCGGCCGATTGCGCTCGAACACACTCACCGTCTACGGCGTCCGGACTGCCACCGGTCTGCGTTATGCCACCAGCATTGCCAACATGCGGGAGGAACTCGAGCTGGCGTTCGACTGGCAGCAGCGACGGGACAGCGATCACCTTCCTTTCTTCGAGAGTGACGTTCCGTACCTGATGTTTCACACGGGACTGCACGACGATTATCACCGCCCCAGTGACGACCCGGATCAGATCAACGTCGAGGGACTTCAGTCCGTTGCGCGGCTGATGATGACCGTCGCACTTGACATGGCCGAACGCCCGGAGATCCCCGGTTTCCGCGAGCAGGCGCGCCGCGAGAACGAACAGCTGCGGCAACGACACGAACAGATCCTCAAACCACAGCCGCGGCTCGGCATCCGCTGGAACTGGAAACGATCGGCCGGCGATCCGGTGCTCGTCACCGCTGTCGATCCCGATTCTGCAGCGCACCGGTCCGGTCTGCAGGCGGGAGACCGGATCGTGGCGATTGATGGCATGGATCCGACCCCGATCGCAGACCTGCGGCCGATCGTTCACGCGGCCAGCCGAGACGCAATGATCGTGGTCGAACGGGGCACGCCCCCGGAACGACAGACACTCGAAGTGCAGCTTCCCGGAAAGCCACTGCCGTTCGGACTCGACTGGATCGAAGACAACGCCGAGCCTGATACGGTCATCGTGCGCTATGTTGTTCCCGGTTCGACGGCGGCCCGTTTCGGCCTGCAGCCGAATGATCGCATCCACGTCGGGCTGGCGCTGCTGTCGATCCGCCCCGAGGCCGTTGACGCATCTTCCGAGAGGAAGGACCGTGAGGCCGAACAATCCCTCGTCATCGAGCGCGACGGCCGCATACGCGTGCTGTACAGGGACGATCCGCAGCCGGACTGA
- the glgC gene encoding glucose-1-phosphate adenylyltransferase, whose product MRDVLTLILAGGKGTRLEPLTRDRAKPAVPFGGIYRIIDFALSNCINSGLRRILVMTQYKAASLDRHINLGWRFLCRDLNEFVDVLPPQQRLGEHWYRGTADAVYQNIYTIEQHDSEHILILAGDHIYKMDYAELVADHVESDADATIACLPETLEAGRQFGVMGIDSDHWVRRFEEKPSDPFPIPGDPTRCLASMGVYVFRTSFLLDQLCQAATQADSNHDFGKDIIPTIIEDHRVRAFPFRDKNNKDAAYWRDVGTLDAYYEANLDLVSVDPLLNLYDESWPIRGYHPPLPPPKFVFAQTAAEEPRVGHAMDSLVCPGCIISGGEVSRSILSPRVRINSWATVEGSILFEGVDVGRHARIHRAIIDKGVEVPENMVIGEDPERDRARGLTVTESGVTVIAKSNVLRAGS is encoded by the coding sequence ATGCGCGACGTGCTGACCCTGATTCTTGCGGGCGGCAAGGGAACCCGGCTCGAGCCGCTGACACGGGATCGCGCCAAGCCGGCCGTACCGTTCGGCGGCATCTACCGCATCATCGACTTCGCACTCTCCAACTGCATCAACAGTGGACTGAGGCGGATTCTCGTGATGACTCAGTACAAGGCGGCCAGTCTCGACCGTCACATCAACCTCGGCTGGCGGTTTCTCTGCCGGGATCTCAACGAGTTCGTCGACGTCCTGCCGCCACAGCAGCGTCTGGGGGAACACTGGTACCGCGGCACGGCCGACGCCGTCTACCAGAACATTTACACGATCGAACAGCACGACTCGGAACACATTCTGATCCTGGCCGGCGACCACATTTACAAGATGGACTATGCCGAACTGGTGGCCGACCATGTCGAGTCCGATGCCGACGCGACGATCGCCTGCCTGCCGGAAACACTCGAGGCGGGACGGCAGTTCGGGGTCATGGGCATCGACAGCGATCACTGGGTCCGGCGATTCGAGGAGAAGCCGTCCGATCCGTTTCCCATCCCCGGCGACCCGACGCGCTGCCTGGCATCGATGGGCGTCTACGTGTTCCGCACGTCGTTTCTGCTGGACCAGCTCTGCCAGGCCGCCACACAGGCGGACAGCAACCACGACTTCGGCAAGGACATCATCCCGACCATCATCGAAGACCATCGCGTGCGGGCGTTCCCTTTCCGGGACAAGAACAACAAGGATGCGGCCTACTGGCGGGACGTCGGTACGCTCGATGCGTACTACGAGGCGAACCTCGACCTGGTGTCGGTCGATCCACTGCTGAACCTGTACGACGAAAGCTGGCCGATCCGCGGGTACCACCCTCCGCTTCCGCCTCCGAAGTTCGTCTTCGCGCAGACCGCTGCCGAAGAACCTCGTGTCGGGCATGCCATGGACAGTCTGGTCTGCCCGGGCTGCATTATCTCCGGCGGAGAGGTGAGCCGTTCGATTCTCTCGCCGCGCGTCCGCATCAACAGTTGGGCGACCGTCGAGGGCTCAATTCTGTTTGAGGGCGTCGACGTCGGGCGCCACGCACGGATCCACCGGGCCATTATCGACAAAGGTGTCGAGGTCCCCGAAAACATGGTGATCGGCGAGGATCCGGAACGGGACCGCGCCCGTGGACTGACCGTGACCGAGTCGGGAGTGACGGTGATCGCCAAGTCCAACGTGCTCCGGGCCGGCAGCTGA